A window of Exiguobacterium sp. Helios genomic DNA:
GTTTGATTTAGGCGGTGTCATCCTGTTTGCGGAAAACGTCAGCGAGACGGAACAGACGACGAAACTCGTCCATGATCTGCAGGAAGTCGTCGAGCAGGATCCAAGCAACGACATTCCGTTGTTCGTAACAATCGACCAGGAAGGCGGAATCGTGACGCGACTCGGAACGGGAACGAACTTACCGGGCAACATGGCACTCGGGGCGACCCGCAGTCCGGCTTATGCGGAAGCTGCAGGCGGAATTATCGGTTCCGAACTGCATGCGCTCGGCATCAACGTCAACTTTGGTCCGGTCCTGGACGTCAACAACAATCCGGGCAATCCCGTCATCGGGGTCCGCTCATTTTCCAGTGATCCGAACCTGGTTGGGGAACTGGGTTCGGCCATGACGCGCGGTATCCAGGAACAAGGGGTCGTTGCGACGGCGAAACACTTCCCGGGACACGGCGATACGGCGGTCGATTCGCATTACGGTCTGCCGGTCGTCGATAAATCACTGGCGGAACTGAAACAGCTCGAACTGATTCCGTTCAAGCGGGCAGTGGTGGAAGGAATCGACATGGTCATGACAGGACACATCGGGATGCCGCAGATCGAGGATGAGGTCGTCGAGTCTAAACAAGGAACATTCCCGTTACCGGCGACATTGTCGGATGACGTCATTACCGGTGTCTTACGGGAAGAGCTCGGGTATCAGGGACTTGTCGTCACCGATGCGTTGAACATGCAGGCGATTGCCGACAATTTCACGGAGTCGGAAGCCGTCATCAAAACGTTTAAAGCCGGTGTCGATATCGCGTTGATGCCGACGATCCTCCGGTCCGTGAACGATGTGACGAAACTGGAGTCGATTTTTGACGACGTAATCGAAGCGGTTGAAATCGGGGAGCTTTCGGAAGCGGACATTGATCGTTCGGTCGAACGGATTCTGACACTCAAAGCGAAACGCGGTATTTGGAGTGAAGCAACTTCGAATGTGACGCTTGAGGAAAAACTGGTCGAGGCGAAGTCGATCGTCGGCAGTCCTGAGCACAGGACGCTTGAGCGGCAGATGACGGAAGCGGCAGTCACGCTCGTCAAAAATGACCGGAAGACATTGCCGTTCAAACTGAAAAAAGGGCAGACGGTCCTTGTCCTGTCACCAACAAAAGATCAGACGGACAGCATGGTCAAGACGATCCGGTCGCTTGAGAAAAATGCCGGGAACCTGAAGCAGGTCAACGTGCTGACGGAAAATTATGGAGCCTCGACGCCGCATCTCGATCAAAATCCGGCGCTTCAGGAGAAAATTAGTCAAGCAGACTATCTGATTGTCGGCTCGAACGTCAATAACAGTGCGAAGCTCGGAACATTTTCCGCAGATCATTATGTGCCGGCTGAAGTATTCCGTCAGGCAAACCGAACGGGTAAAAAATCCGTCCTGCTCAGTCTGCGGAATCCGTATGACGTCGCCGTCCAACCGGATGCTGACGCCCAATTACTCGTTTACGGCTTCAAAGGTGATCCGAACGGACCGGATTCGGAAGCGGGAAACACAAAATCAGCCGGACCGAATTTACCGGCAGGAATCCGCGCCATTTTTGGTGAATTCGTACCACAAGGGAAATTACCGGTTGATGTACCGAAGTTTAAGGACGGTACGTTCCAAACCGGCTTGTACCGCGAGTTCGGGGACGGATTCCGCAACTGGAATAAATAACAGGCTCGTTTGAGGGAGTCCAATCGACTCGATTGGGCTTTCCCTATTGACTTCTTCTGAAATTTTATTTCTAATATATAAATTTATTTTTGGATTAATGTTTCGTTATGATCAGGAAAAAAGGAGCTGTTGAGAGAGGATGAAAGTTATGTTAGAGAAATTGGCGACAGAACGCCGCAATGAACGAACGATGAGTCTAGACGATATGTCAGTCGAAGACATCCTGACGGTCATGAACGAGGAAGATCAGACGGTCGCGAGTGTCATCCGGCAGGAAATTCCGGTCATCAAACAAGTCGTCGATCGAGTCGTTCAATCGTTTCAATCAGGTGGACGGCTGATTTATATCGGAGCCGGCACGAGCGGACGACTGGGTGTGCTCGATGCGGCAGAATGTGTGCCGACGTTCGGGGTCTCACCGGACATGGTCGTCGGACTGATTGCCGGGGGCGAAAGGGCACTGATCAAAGCCGTCGAAGGGGCGGAGGACAGCAAGACGCTGGCCGTCGAAGATTTACAAGCCCTGCAGTTAAAGGCAAACGATACAGTCATCGGCATTGCGGCAAGCGGCCGGACCCCATACGTCATCGGCGGTCTCGACTATGCACGTGAAGTCGGTGCGGTAACGGCTGCCTTATCCTGTAATAAAGAAGCCATCATCAGCCAGCATGCCGACCTCCAGATTGAAGTCGAGACAGGTCCGGAAGTCTTGACCGGCTCGACCCGGCTCAAAGCCGGGACGGCACAAAAGCTCGTGTTGAACATGATTTCGACGGCGGCGATGATCGGCGTTGGGAAAGTCTACCAAAACTTGATGGTCGATGTCCAATCGACGAATGAAAAACTCGAAATTCGGGCCAAACGGATGATTGTGGAAGCGACAGGGGTTGAGCTTGAGACAGCCGCGCGTTATTTCACATCGGCGAACGGCCACGTCAAGACGGCGATCGTCATGATTTTAGCGGACGTTTCGTATACTGATGCAGTCGAACGATTACAACGTGCGCACGGATTCGTCCGCGACGCGCTTTAAGGGGGGACGAACATGAAGAAAGAAGAAGTGTTGGCATCCGCCATCCTCGAACATGTCGGGGGAAAAGACAACCTCCGGCAACTGGCCCACTGTATGACACGTGTCCGGTTGTCGCTGAAGGATCCGACGAAAGCCGATATACCGGCACTGAAACAAATTGACGGTGTCATGGGCGTCATCGATGACGAGACGCTGCAAATCGTCGTCGGACCGGGAACGGTCAACCGGGTCGCCGACCACTTGAGCCGCGAGACAGGGCTTGCGATCGGTGAAGAGTCGGTCGAAGAGAATTTGACGTTTGAAGAACGGGCCGCAATTGAACGGCAAAAAGTGAAGGACAAACAAAAATCACCGTTCAAACGCTTTTTACGACGCTTAGGTAATATCTTCATCCCGCTCATTCCGGGACTGGTCGCGTCAGGAATCATTAACGGCGCGGCAAACTTTGCGAAAAATGCCGGGGTCGATGCGACAGAAACGTGGATGCAGATTCTGTTATTGATTGGTAGTACCGTTTTCGCCTACTTAGCGATTCTCGTCGGTTGGAATACGGCGAAGGAATTTGGCGGCACGCCGGTCCTCGGGGCGATTGCCGGCGGAATTCTGTTTAATCCGCTGCTTGTCGATATCGTCATTTACGGGGAACCGCTTGTCGTCGGTCGGGGTGGTTTGTTTGGGGTCATCTTTGCCGCCTGGTTGATGACGTATCTCGAAAAACACATCCGCCGGTTCATGCCGGTCTCAATTGATATTATCTTTACCCCACTCTTCACCGTCTTGATTGTCGGCTTTACGGCGCTGTATGCCATCATGCCGGTCGCCGGCGTTTTATCAGACGGTATCATGAAAGCGATTAACGTGATTCTTGAAGTCGGTGGTCCGCTTGCTGGTGCCGTCCTCGCCGGATTTTTCCTGCCGCTCGTCATGGTCGGTCTTCATCACGGACTGACCCCGATTCATCTGGAACTGCTGAACACGGTCGGAAATACGGCACTCTTGCCGATTCTTGCGATGGCGGGAGCCGGACAAGTCGGAGCAGCGATGGCGATTTTCGTCAAGACACGGAATCAACGGTTGCGCAACATTATCAAGGGAGCGATTCCGGTCGGGTTCCTCGGTATCGGTGAACCGTTGCTGTACGGGGTCACGTTACCACTTGGTCGTCCGTTCTTGACGGCTTGTATGGGAGCCGCAGTCGGCGGTGCCTTCCAAGCGACGATGAAAACGGCGGCGCTTGGGGTCGGTGTATCCGGTCTGTCGTTGACACCGTTGATCGATAACGGGATGTACTTGACGTATATCGGCGGTCTCGTCATCTCGTACGTCTTCGGTTTCCTGTTTACATTCTGGTTTGGATTTAAGGAAGAAATGGCGGACGGAATTTAACGTCAGCAGAAGAACTGTGCACAACAAAAAGATGGAAGATCACATGACCGTGATATTCCATCTTTTTTTGACGCGTTGTCAGTCCTGCATCAGTCGGCGAAAAACTGGTTGATCTTGTCTTCAGACTTCAAATGACGCTGAATCAATTTTGTGACTGCTTGTTCCTGTTCGATTGTGCTGAGTTGCGTGTTGTACCAGCCATCCAGTTTATCGCGGGTCACGGTAAAGGTATAATCCGGGAAGGTAAATGTAATCCGGTCCACGTTATCGATGAGGACAAACAGGTAGGTCGCGTTGAACAGGACCGTTTCTTTGATCTCCTGTTCGACTTGTTCCGTCTCGATGTCCATGTAAGTCAAATGGATTCCATACGGTGTTTGTTTCGTTTCGAGGGCAATCTGATGCAACTCTTGATGGTGTGCCAGTTCTTTGACGATATTCGCGACGGCGCTGTTGTCGCCGACATAGGAATGTTTATAGTGGAACAGGTCCGTCTTTGAATCGGCATGCTGGCTGTAGCCGTTCCAGATCAATACCAGACAGGCAATCGACAGGAATGGAATCAAAATTCGTTTCATACAATCTCTCCTTTATGGATCTCGTACTAATGGTATCATAATTCATGAAGTATCTCCTAAAAAATTCTTATATTGGAACTTTAGTAACAATTGATGGTCTTTGAACACTACGCTGACAAGAAGGAGTGGAACAGATGAAAGGACTTGCCGTTTATTTAAGTGAACCACTGACAGATGAGGCGAAAGACAGCATCCGACAGATGCGGACGATTGGTTTTACATCGATCTTTACGTCGTTACATATTCCGGAAGACGATCCGTCATTGTATACGGAACGATTGCGGAATTTAGGTGAGTTGGCCGGAGAACTCAAGATGGAGCTTGTCGCGGATATCGCCCCGACGTCACTTGCTGCGCTCGGTAAGACATGGGATGATGCCGGAACGTTAACCGAGTGGGGCGTGACCGGATTACGTGTCGATTACGGGGTGACGCCGAAGCAGGTCGCGAATTTGTCAAAACAGATGATGATCGCCTTGAACGCCAGTACGGTAACAGCGGATGAACTCGACGCGATGAAAGCGGAGGGACTTATCTTGGAGCACGTTGAAGCGTGGCATAACTTTTATCCCCGTCCGGAAACGGGACTCGACCGGAACTGGTTCAACGATAAAAATACGTGGCTTCACGGGCAAGGAATCCGGGTTCAGGCGTTCATCCCGGGAGACGGGCCATTACGCGGTCCGTTGCATGCCACGTTACCGACGCTCGAAGATCACCGGGGACAGTCACCATTTGCCTGCTATCTCGAGTTGGAATCGTCCGTCGACCGGATTCTGATTGGCGATCCCGGTATTTCGGAAAGAACGATGCACCAGTTCGCCGCGTATCAGGAGGGCGTCATTGTTCTCCGGGCAACCGGTACCGGTGATGATCCGCTTTTAAAGAGTATCCAGACAAACCGGATGGATCCGGCGCGGGACGTCATCCGGTCGGTGGAGTCACGTGCTTACGGCCGACCTGGAAACGGATTACTTGAATCCGTCGTCCTGGCAGACCGACTGGTTGGATCAATCACGATCGACAATCTGAATTACGGACGGTATGCCGGTGAATTACAAATCACAAAACGGGATCTAACGGCCGACGAACGGGTCAACGTCATCGGTCGTGTGATTGAAGCAGACCGGCCGTTGGTGCAACAGATTGGTCCCGGCGGGCGGTTCCTGCTGGAGTGGGTGAAAGCGCAGGAAGAAACGGAATGAAAAAAATCATGCTGATCGGTTCCGGAGGGTCGGGCAAGTCGACGTTAGCCCGTCAACTCGGTCAACGACTGGGCATTCGCGTTCACCATCTCGACAGTTTATTATGGCGGGCAGACTGGCAGGCGGTGCCGCGCGAGGAACAACGACAGATTCAAACGAATTTGATCAGCCGGGATGACTGGATCATTGACGGGAACTACGGCGGGACGATGGATCTCCGGTTGAACGCTACGGATACGATCATCTTTCTTGATCTGTCGCGAACGACCTGCGTCTATCGTATTCTGAAACGGTCGATCCGGTATCGGCACAAGTCACGACCGGATATGGCAGCCGGGTGTCCGGAAAAAATTGATTTTGCTTTTTTGAAGTGGGTGTGGCGTTATCCGGATGAACAGCGGCCAGGCATTCAAGCGAGACTCGCTCAAGTTGCAGGAACGAAGACGATTATCGTATTAAAGTCACGGAAAGAAGTCCGGCGCTTCATCGAAAACGTCGCCTGATTGAAGAATAGACAAAGCAAACGACTCCCTCCTCATGAGTAGGGAGTCGTTTTTTAATCAGTCCATCTTTTCAAATGTTAGTGTGTTGTTCGTTGACGGCAAGGGAGTTCGTCCAGTATTCCTGAATAACCTGCAGTACGAATTCCGGATCATCCCAGTGAATGATATGGGACGTCGATGGAGCAGACACGACGCTTCCACCGGTTTTCCCCTGCCATAGGGTAATCGCTTCTTGCCGGAACGGCTCATCGGAGACGGGTAACGTCGCACGGAGTAACACCAGGTTGTCACCGGGGACGTCGTCGAGGAAATCGAGAATTTCGTCTCGATACATTGCCTTCAGAATCGCACGCGCCGTCTTTGCCCGGGCATGCCAGTAGTATCGTCCGTCCTGCATCCGGACGAAATCCTTTCCGGCTAAGTCAAGCAGCGGTGACCGGCGCATCTTGGGTCCGTAAACGGCAACGTCCCGGAATTCTTCCCAGGTCGCGACGGATTCTTCAAAATCCGTCTCGTAAAACGCAGATTCCTGTTCGAATGGTGTCCCGCGTAACCGTTTGCTCTGATATCCACCGTCAAGCAGGATGGATCCGAGGACCCGCTCTGGCTGTTCCTTCTGATAAAAAAGTGCGATGAAGCTGCCCCAAGAGTGCGAGAGGAAATAAAAGTCCTCGATGTGCAGCTGGTCAAACAGCCGGTTCAGCCAATCGGAGAACCGGGCGAACCGATAGTCGCGCTCGTCCGGAAACGGTTCGGTTTTTCCATGACCGGGTGCATCAATCGAGACGATCCGGTACGTATCTTGTAAGGCGTCCGCTAGTTCAATGAAGCTGAGGCTCGTTCCGCCGAGACCATGCAGGCAAAAAATGACCGGGCGGTCCGCTTCGCCCCATTCGGTAATCTGTGTTGAAATACCGCCGCATTCCAGTGTATAACGTTTCATCTTTCTGCCTCCGTTTCTAAATAGGTATGTACTTACTTTTTAACCAGTATTATACATCATTTATTGTATACTAAAGCTAATCAATTTAAAGCAATGACGAAGGAGAAGGAAGATGAAAATTACAGTAGCGACACTTTGGACGAATGAGTTAAAACCGATGCAGGACTTTTACACGACGACACTCGGTTTTCCACTCGTCGAAGAGACGAAAACGACATTTGCGGTGCAAATCGGAACGAGTCAGCTTCGCTTCGAGCTCGATACGACACAGCAACCGAAACAATACCACTTTGCGTTTAATGTTCCGGGGGATGCCTTCCAACTTGCGAAAGATTGGTTGAAACACCAAGTCCCGTTACTGATCGAGGATGGGGAAGACGAAATCTATTTTGAAAATATCAATGCCCATTCCGTTTACTTTTATGATCCGGACGAAAACGTCGTCGAACTGATTGCCCGGCATGATGTCAATTCGGACAAGTCGCTTGAAACGTTAACCGAACAGAACATTCTTGACATCGGTGAAATGAACGTCACGACGCCGGACGTCGCTGGTGTCGGAGCAAAATTCGCCGAGCTCGGTGTCTTTCACCGCTACCATCAACCGATTAACATCGACTTCCTGAACTTCCTCGGAGCACCGGAAGACGGGACCCATCTGTTGCTCGGGCGAGAAGACCGGACATGGTTGTTCTCACCGAAACCGGCCATTACGAGTCCGCTCATTCTCGAACTTGACGGAAATCTGCACGTCCGGCTGGATGCAGAGGGGATCTTGCACCACGAAAAATAAACCCGTTCGGAGACGGGTTAAGGGGTTAAGCGATGAGTTGTAAAATCCCGAACGTCGTCAAGACGACATAAGAAACCGAGACAAAAATCAAGACGGGCTGAAACAGCGAGTCTTTGGCTTGACGCGTGATTCCTTCGACGAAACAGCTGAGGAGGAAGACAAAAATCGCCAGGCCGATGTACATCAGGACAATCGTCAGGACACTTTGGATGATTCCGAACGTGACGAGCGAAAAGACGGTGAAGAACAGATAGCCGAACGCTGCCAGGAGAACGAGACCAAGCAAGATACCAAGCGCCGGATGAATCCTGTTGACGCGGGCCGTCCAGTTCGGAATACGTGGGCTGAGTAACGTCCAGGCCGTATGTAGTGACAGACAGATTGAGATGAATAACATCAGGAAAAAGAGTGCCTGTAAGAGCGGCGAAAGTTGACCGGCCCAAAGCGGAACGATTAAAAAGACGACCGGGAAACAGAGGCTCAGAAGATGTTTTTTCAAGTGAATCACTTCTTTCGTAAGAGTAGGAACTTGCATTAACAATATCTTCCTTATTCGTACCGTATCATACGTAGAGACAGGAGGAAAGAAGAGCCGATGACGAACTTTTGGAAAGCAAAGGGCAAGTGGCGGATGGGGCGGTTGATCTTACTTAGCATTCTTCTTGCTATTATATCTTGCTTTTTGTTTATCTATCATCAAAAGGTGTTGCACCAACTGTATTTAGAAGGCCAGCTGAAACAAGAATTTGGTTTAGAAAAAGAAGATTATCAAATAAAAGGTCAGTTTTGGAAATTCGGATACGCATATGACATAATTTTAGAGGACGAACCAAAAACATCTTATCTATTCAATGTAAAGAAAAAAGACGGCAAATACACAGCCGCATATTGGGGACACGGTTTTTTGGATTCATCCAATGATGGGTCGTCTGAGCATCTAGAGTTCGAACGTATGAGAAATGACTAGCGAGTTATAGCGCGCTAACCTGTAAAAATAGGAGGAATCACCATGTGGCAAGATTACCAATGGCTCAACCAACCGTCTGCAATCGACAATCAACAACAATTGAAGTTCACGACAGAGGGCGATACCGACTTTTGGCGCAACACGTACTATCAATTTAACCGGATGACGGGACATGCCTTACTTAAACCGATTCCGGCAGCGTCTTTTTCCTGCCGGATCGAAGTGAAGCTGCACCCGCGTCTAACGTATGATCAGGCGGGGATTCTTCTCTATTTAAACGATGACAACTGGTTAAAAGTTTCAGCGGAATTCATTCCGGATGGAAAATCGCATCTCGGAGCCGTTGTCACATCATTCGGTTATTCCGACTGGTCATCGCGGGATATCGAAAACACGGTCTTTGATCATCCGTTGACGTTTGAGTTGGTCTGCAATCAACAGGACGTCGAACTGTACTTCGTCGACGGTGAGACGAAGGAGCAGCTACGGATAGCCCATCTGCATGCGGAAGGAGATTGGAAAGTCGGACCATATGCCTGCAGTCCGAATCTCGAAGGTCAGGGATGTGACGTCGAAGTGTTGACGTTTGACTTCAAGACAAAATAAAAGGAATCGGATTTTTGAGCACTCATGCAGTTTGATGGGTGCTTTCTTTTATGGATGATCAGATTAAAACGTCTTAAAACACAGCAAAATCAACACTTTCACCGATTATCCATTGACAATTCTTAGCACGGACTCTTACAATTGAAAATGATTATCAATACGAATGGGAGTCCTGTCTACTATGAACGTTTCACGCCGTAAGAAATCCATTATTCAAGCTGTTTCCATCCTCTCGATTACGACACTGTTGTTCGGTTGTTCGAACCCGAACGAAGGTTCTGACAATAAGAAAAATAAAGATACGTTAACGATGGCCTGGCCGCGTGATATCGGCGAGATGAATCCGCATGTCTATAACCCGTCGCAACTGTTTGCCCAGTCGATGGTCTATGAGCCGCTCGTCCATTACGCGGAAGGCGGAAAGCTCGAACCGTTCCTCGCGAAATCATGGGACATTTCAAAAGACGGCAAAACGTATACGTTCACGTTGCGTGACGATGTGAAGTTCTCGGACGGTTCGACGTTTGATGCGACGATCGTCAAAAAGAACTTTGATGCAGTCCTTAAAAACAAAGCCTTACATAGCTGGCTTGGCTTCATCTCCAAAATCGAAAAAACGGAAGCCGTCGACAAGCAGACGTTCCGGATGACCTTATCGGAAGCGTACTATCCGACGATTCAGGAACTGGCGGTCGTCCGTCCGGTCCGATTCCTCGGCGAAGCGGGCTTCCCGAAAAACGGCGACACGTCAAAAGGTGTCGAACAAGAAGTCGGAACCGGTCCCTGGGTGCTCGACGAGTATAAGGCGGATCAATATGCGACGTTTAAGGTCAACAAAAACTACTGGGGACCGAAGCCGAAAGTGAAAAAAATCAAGGTAGACATCATTCCGGATGCCGAAAGCCGCGTACTCGCTTTTGAAAAAGGCGACATCGATTTGATTTTCGGAGAAGGGGCGATCAGTGTTGACGCCTATAATCAACTGAAAGCAACAAAATCTTACAAGACGACGATGTCGGAGCCGGTTGCGACACGTCTGTTGATCATGAACACGAAGAAAAAACAGCTGGCAGACGAACGCGTCCGTCAAGCCCTGCAATACGGTTTTGATAAAAAGACACTCGTTGAAGGTATCACATCCGGTCTTGAAGCACCGGCTGACTTCATCCTGCCGCCGAACCTGCCGTATACATCAAAACTGAACGTTGAAAAACGGGACTTTGATGTCGAAAAGGCTAAAACGCTACTCGACGAAGCCGGCTGGAAACTGCCGGACGGGAAAAAGGTCCGCGAAAAAGACGGTCAACCGTTACAGGTCGAGATGATGTACGATGCAGCGGAACTTGTCCAAAAAGCGATGGCGGAGACGTTACAATCGGAGTGGGCGAATATCGGCGTCGATCTGAAGATCGTCGGTGTTGAGCTACCGGATCAGGTCCAGCGTTTCAAAGACAATAAGTTTGACATCAACATGTACAGTAACTTCGGTGCACCATATGATCCGCACACGTTCGTTAATATCATCGGGACTGACGGATTCGGCTTCAAAGAAGCGATTTCCGCTTACCCGAACAAGGATCAGTTATTGAAAGAGATGAAAGATGTCCTAAAAACGACGGATGAAACGAAACGTCAGGCGATGTATGCCGAAATTCTGCCGTCGCTGCAAGATCAAGGTGCTCTCGTCCCGATCTCGTATTTGAAGAAGATGGCGATTTACCAGTCGGATGTCACGAACTTCAAGTTTGCGGCAAACCGCGATGAAAGTCCGTTCGCACAAATCGGTATTAAATAAGGGAGGTGAACGGAATGGGAGTCTATATTCTCAAACGAGTCGGGTCGATCATTCCGATCCTGCTCCTCGCGATTTTACTGCTGACGGCAATGATTCATTTGTCACCGGTTGATCCGGCAGAAGCCTATCTGTCTGCCGCCCATATTCAACCGACAGAAGAAGTGCTCGCCCAGAAACGGGCCGAGTTCGGACTCGATCAATCCTTTTTGACACAATACGTGACGACAGTCGCCCGGCTGGCCCGGTTTGATTTCGGAACGTCCTATGTCTCGGGAAAACCGGTCCTGGACGAAGTGTTGCTCCGTCTGCCGGCGACCTTACAACTGGCGATGACCAGTCTGTTTCTGGCGATCATCGTCAGCATTCCGCTCGGCTTTCTCGCCGGGATTCGCAAAAACGGCTTTTTTGATCATCTCAGCCGGGTGATTGCCTTCATCGGTGCGTCGATTCCATCATTTTGGCTCGGCTATCTGCTGATTTTCTTTTTTGCCGTCCAGCTCGATTTGTTACCGGTCGGCGGCATCGGCAGTCCGAGTCACGTCATCTTGCCGGCGATCACGCTTGCGTTACCGTTGATTGCCCTTTACACACGGCTGTTGCGGACAAGTGTCATCGAGACAATGCGCGAACCGTACGTCCAGTTTGCCCGGACACGCGGAATCCGTGAAACGGTCATCCTCGGGAAACACGTCTTGCGGGTCGCGATTCCACCGATGATTACCGGACTCGGCATGAATCTCGGGAAATTGTTGACCGGAACGATCATCGTCGAGACCGTCTTCTCCTGGCCAGGATTTGGCCGTTATTTCATCGAAGCGATTTTTGACCGGGATATGCCGATCATTCAAGGGTATGTGTTCCTGGCTGCTTTATTATTTATCGGCAGCAGTCTGCTCGTTGATTTGTTGCAACTGGCAATCGATCCGCGGATTGCCCGGAAAGGAGGGAACAGACGATGAATGTGCCGCTCGGACGACCACGTCTGCTGGACCGCCTGTCGAACCAACGGCTGATTTTGATAGGCTGTTCTGTTTTTTTAGGTCTGCTGTTTCTCGCGGCACTGGCCGCACCGTGGCTTGCGCCGCATGATCCGTATCTCGTCAATCTGGCGGTGAAACTGCAGGACGCGTCCTGGACGTATCCGCTCGGGACCGACCACCTCGGACGCTGTACGTTATCGCGTCTGTTATACGGCGCCCGGGTATCGCTCGGATTTGCCGTTCTGATTTTTGCGTCGTCGCTGTTAATCGGCTTGTTGATCGGCACGCTCGCCGGCTACATCGGCGGCTGGGTCGACCAACTGCTGATGCGGTTTTGTGACGGTGTGATGGCGTTCCCGAGTCTGATTCTCGTACTCGGTCTCGTCGGAATTTTCGGACCGGGACTGAAACAAGTCATCATCGCCCTGATGCTTGTCCAGTGGGTTTACTATGCCCGGATGTTCCGTGGGCTTGTCATGACGCTGAAGGAAAAGAACTTCATCGCTGCGGCACGCGTCAACGGCTCCTCGCACTGGAGAATCTTCCGGATGCACCTGTTGCCGAATATCCTGCCTCCTTTGCTTGTCATCGGCACCCTCGAGATGGGCTGGGCCATCATGGACATCTCGGCGATGTCGTTCCTTGGTCTTGGCGTCCAGTCCCCCGGAGCAGAATGGGGAGCGATGATTCACGAAGGAAAATCGTATATCCGGACGAATCCGGAACTGATGATTTATCCGGGTGTGATGATCATGCTCGTCATTGCGAGCTTTAACCTGCTCGGAGAATCATTATCGGAACGGTTCGGTGTGAACAAATAATCAAAATGAAAGGAGGCACCCGGATGAAACCTGTATTATCCGTCGAACATCTGACGATTGAGACGATCGCGGCCGGTCAGCCGCTTGTCCAAAATATCTCGTTTCAGCTCGCGGCCGGACAAATCACCGGACTGGTCGGTGAGAGCGGTTGCGGGAAGACCGTGACGAGTCTCGCGCTGTTGCGGCTGCTCGATGAAAAGGTCATCCGTCAATCAGGACGGATTCTGCTCGATGCGACCGATTTGATGACATTGTCCGACCGGACGCTTCGTCGTGTCCGCGGCGGTCAAATCGCCTTCATCATGCAAAATCCGATGAGTGCCTTCACACCGGTCTTCACGATTGGTCATCAATTGATGGAAACGATCCGGACACACGACCGGTGCAGTAAACGCGAAGCGAAGGAGCAGGCGATTGAAGCGCTGCTTGAAGTCAATCTTGAACAGCCGGACCGGATTTTAAAAGCCTATCCGTTCGAACTGAGCGGTGGGATGTTACAACGGGTCATGATTGCGCTTGCGGTTTGC
This region includes:
- the nikC gene encoding nickel ABC transporter permease subunit NikC is translated as MNVPLGRPRLLDRLSNQRLILIGCSVFLGLLFLAALAAPWLAPHDPYLVNLAVKLQDASWTYPLGTDHLGRCTLSRLLYGARVSLGFAVLIFASSLLIGLLIGTLAGYIGGWVDQLLMRFCDGVMAFPSLILVLGLVGIFGPGLKQVIIALMLVQWVYYARMFRGLVMTLKEKNFIAAARVNGSSHWRIFRMHLLPNILPPLLVIGTLEMGWAIMDISAMSFLGLGVQSPGAEWGAMIHEGKSYIRTNPELMIYPGVMIMLVIASFNLLGESLSERFGVNK
- a CDS encoding ABC transporter ATP-binding protein produces the protein MKPVLSVEHLTIETIAAGQPLVQNISFQLAAGQITGLVGESGCGKTVTSLALLRLLDEKVIRQSGRILLDATDLMTLSDRTLRRVRGGQIAFIMQNPMSAFTPVFTIGHQLMETIRTHDRCSKREAKEQAIEALLEVNLEQPDRILKAYPFELSGGMLQRVMIALAVCLRPHVLIADEPTTALDVYNQKLVLYYLEKVRATYDTAILLISHDLSVIAEMADHVLVMREGEIVEQADVFDLFDRPQHPYTRRLLEQHGLQAGGMNA